One stretch of Fictibacillus sp. b24 DNA includes these proteins:
- a CDS encoding glycoside hydrolase family 38 C-terminal domain-containing protein, which yields MKQKKVYVVPHSHWDREWYFTIEDSNLLLVENMDRLMDVMENDPEYTGYVFDAQSSIIDEYLKVRPEEKERLSRLITAKRIFVGPWYTQADSLLVNRESLIRNLMYGTRIAEKMGHSMNVGYLPDIFGQNTYLPSMFKEFDIDYSVLQRGIYTDQLNGDLNFTWKSPDGESVKANNIYFGYGPGKFLSDDPQYMEERLLPILEKIADMNTSTDNLLLPAGGDQVLVREHFPETVKKLNEKDEKHEYVLSDYETFMKDTWEKGDFENVIEGELIATQKSRIHNTIRSQRYDIKKLNDMAEEKVICELEPLASFASTLGFKYPGKWLDEMWKMLFDVHAHDSIGGCNSDDTNQEIVNRLTKVIRMADGCLNLLKKQMTEAVSRKLGKDSIFVLFHLLPKSFEGTQKVVLFTKEKEFGIRDLKGAAVKFDVLNQEYISGGKTIVVTADGEKEVDAPGYYRNEVLLRDVKLPAMGYETFEVVEGASENEAVNPKTLNNRLIENENFAIFEENSQIHLTVKSLEKTIKDFIKFENVADAGDSYDFSPLEGDSAIYSKTLESVYVEGSSGTEFMEVVHVLQVPGDLEERKEGQATTSLAIVTRFELLSGEDFIRVTHDIENEVKDHRVRVLLQTSVEAPEHSFGDQGFSIIQRPTVNPYMPTWKEEKFAEAPVPIYPLENIAGVTNGELTAAVVTKGIKEYELINETGELALTLFRSVGLLGRDNLAWRPGRASGINNKVVTTPDAQMQTKMTFEYCIHVGEGNDINQLFKLVDDYRGHSVSYQKQSLNTFEERLDRFEIPYPVDALPARFSFLEAAGEVYFCSMKKAHDDNSVILRLFNPTDGEQTVNISSEHIQSIAQTKLNEKIVVDVKGDVLVRPKGYVTLKLVMKENV from the coding sequence ATGAAACAGAAAAAAGTATATGTCGTACCGCATTCGCATTGGGATCGCGAGTGGTATTTTACAATAGAAGATTCGAACCTTTTACTCGTTGAGAACATGGATCGATTGATGGATGTGATGGAGAACGATCCGGAATATACAGGCTATGTGTTTGACGCGCAGAGCTCGATTATCGATGAGTATTTAAAAGTCCGTCCAGAAGAGAAAGAGCGTTTGAGCCGTTTAATTACCGCTAAGCGTATTTTTGTAGGACCTTGGTACACGCAGGCTGATTCACTTCTTGTGAACCGAGAGTCGTTGATTCGTAACTTGATGTACGGAACGCGTATTGCTGAAAAAATGGGGCACTCGATGAATGTCGGTTACCTGCCAGATATTTTCGGTCAGAACACGTATCTGCCGTCTATGTTCAAAGAGTTTGATATCGATTATAGCGTGTTGCAGCGCGGTATTTATACAGATCAGCTGAATGGGGATCTGAACTTCACGTGGAAATCACCCGACGGAGAGAGCGTAAAGGCGAACAACATTTACTTCGGCTACGGACCAGGGAAGTTTTTATCGGATGATCCTCAGTACATGGAAGAGCGTTTGCTTCCGATTTTAGAGAAGATTGCAGACATGAACACAAGTACGGACAACTTGCTGTTGCCAGCGGGCGGTGACCAAGTCCTCGTTCGTGAGCATTTTCCTGAAACGGTGAAGAAGCTGAACGAAAAAGATGAAAAGCATGAATATGTGCTTTCCGATTATGAAACGTTTATGAAAGATACGTGGGAAAAAGGGGATTTTGAGAACGTGATTGAGGGCGAACTGATAGCGACTCAAAAATCCAGAATCCACAACACGATTCGCTCGCAGCGTTATGACATTAAAAAGCTGAACGATATGGCAGAAGAAAAAGTGATCTGCGAGCTGGAACCTTTAGCTAGTTTTGCGAGTACTCTTGGGTTTAAATATCCTGGGAAGTGGCTTGATGAGATGTGGAAGATGCTATTCGATGTACATGCGCATGACAGCATCGGCGGGTGTAATTCGGATGACACGAATCAAGAAATCGTAAACCGATTGACAAAAGTAATCCGCATGGCTGATGGCTGCTTAAATCTGCTAAAAAAACAGATGACCGAAGCTGTAAGTCGTAAGCTTGGAAAAGATTCAATTTTTGTTCTGTTCCATCTGCTGCCTAAGAGTTTTGAAGGTACACAAAAGGTTGTTCTTTTTACTAAGGAAAAAGAGTTTGGTATTCGTGATTTAAAAGGGGCCGCTGTTAAGTTCGATGTGCTGAACCAAGAATACATTTCTGGCGGAAAGACGATTGTTGTAACGGCAGACGGTGAAAAAGAAGTAGACGCGCCTGGTTATTACCGAAACGAAGTGCTTTTACGTGATGTGAAACTGCCTGCTATGGGTTATGAAACGTTTGAAGTGGTTGAAGGTGCCAGTGAAAATGAGGCGGTTAACCCGAAAACTTTAAACAACCGTTTAATAGAAAATGAAAACTTCGCCATTTTTGAGGAAAACAGTCAGATTCATCTAACCGTAAAATCGCTAGAAAAAACGATTAAGGATTTTATAAAGTTCGAAAATGTAGCGGATGCGGGTGATTCCTATGACTTTTCGCCACTTGAAGGTGATTCCGCAATCTATTCAAAGACTCTTGAATCTGTGTATGTAGAGGGGAGCTCAGGCACAGAGTTTATGGAAGTGGTTCATGTGCTGCAGGTGCCAGGGGACTTAGAGGAAAGAAAAGAAGGACAGGCAACAACAAGTCTAGCGATCGTTACACGTTTTGAACTTCTAAGTGGTGAAGACTTTATCCGTGTGACACACGACATTGAAAATGAAGTAAAAGATCACCGTGTGCGTGTGCTGCTTCAGACTTCTGTTGAAGCACCAGAGCATTCATTCGGCGATCAAGGATTCAGCATAATCCAGCGTCCGACGGTTAATCCTTACATGCCGACGTGGAAAGAGGAGAAGTTTGCTGAAGCGCCAGTGCCGATCTATCCTTTGGAAAACATAGCTGGAGTGACGAACGGAGAGTTAACGGCGGCTGTGGTGACAAAAGGGATTAAGGAATATGAGTTGATCAATGAAACGGGGGAGCTGGCATTAACGCTGTTCCGAAGTGTTGGTTTGCTTGGTCGTGATAACTTAGCGTGGAGACCTGGCCGTGCATCAGGCATCAACAACAAAGTAGTGACTACACCTGACGCTCAAATGCAGACAAAGATGACATTTGAGTACTGTATTCATGTTGGAGAAGGCAATGATATTAATCAGTTGTTTAAACTTGTGGATGATTATCGCGGTCACAGTGTGAGTTATCAGAAGCAATCTTTAAACACATTTGAAGAGAGACTGGATCGCTTTGAGATTCCTTATCCGGTCGATGCGCTGCCTGCTCGCTTTAGTTTCCTAGAAGCAGCGGGAGAAGTGTACTTTTGCTCAATGAAAAAAGCGCATGACGACAATTCAGTGATTTTGCGACTTTTCAATCCGACTGATGGAGAACAAACGGTGAACATTTCAAGTGAACACATCCAGTCTATTGCACAAACGAAATTAAATGAAAAAATTGTTGTTGACGTTAAAGGAGACGTGCTAGTGCGTCCTAAAGGATACGTAACATTGAAATTGGTTATGAAGGAGAATGTGTAA
- a CDS encoding glycerate kinase, which translates to MKIVIAPDSFKESMTAAEVCIAVEAGFRKVFSGAEYVHVPVGDGGEGTVRSVVDATDGEIVEVRATGPLGEKVNAFYGLTGDGKTAVIEMAAASGLHLVPRELRNPLVTTTRGTGELILDALDKKVERIVLGLGGSATNDGGAGMASALGVKFMDVNGKELRPGGEALGELLSIDVSEIDERLKSVKVDVASDVTNPLTGPLGASAVFGPQKGATPEMVGVLDNSLKRYAEVVESNLGVAVDELPGAGAAGGLGAGVVAFLDGKLQSGIDLVLDVIGFEDAVSGADLVITGEGRIDSQTVHGKAPVGVAKRAKNVTASVPVVAIAGSIGPDYEAVFEHDIDAVFSVVNGVVTLEEALANGSVNVEKTAENIARLLSLKIK; encoded by the coding sequence ATGAAGATTGTCATCGCTCCCGATTCGTTCAAAGAAAGCATGACAGCGGCTGAGGTCTGCATAGCTGTTGAAGCGGGATTTCGGAAAGTGTTTAGTGGTGCAGAATATGTCCATGTTCCTGTTGGTGATGGGGGAGAAGGGACGGTTCGGTCTGTTGTTGATGCGACAGATGGAGAGATTGTGGAAGTTCGTGCGACTGGTCCGCTCGGGGAAAAAGTGAATGCTTTTTATGGTCTGACAGGTGACGGGAAGACGGCGGTGATCGAGATGGCCGCAGCTTCCGGTCTGCACCTTGTGCCAAGAGAGCTCCGGAATCCTTTGGTGACGACAACTCGCGGTACGGGGGAGCTGATTTTAGATGCGCTCGATAAAAAGGTGGAGCGAATCGTGCTGGGACTCGGCGGATCAGCGACGAATGATGGCGGCGCTGGTATGGCTTCTGCTCTTGGAGTGAAGTTTATGGATGTGAATGGTAAGGAGCTTCGGCCAGGCGGTGAGGCGCTTGGTGAGCTGCTTTCCATTGATGTTTCTGAAATTGATGAGCGCTTGAAATCGGTAAAAGTTGATGTGGCTAGTGATGTGACGAATCCTTTAACAGGACCGCTCGGAGCTTCAGCTGTTTTTGGACCGCAAAAAGGTGCTACACCTGAAATGGTTGGGGTTTTAGATAACAGTTTAAAAAGGTACGCGGAAGTGGTTGAGAGCAATCTTGGCGTTGCGGTGGATGAGCTGCCAGGAGCGGGTGCAGCAGGTGGGCTAGGCGCTGGAGTTGTTGCGTTTTTAGACGGAAAACTGCAGAGCGGAATAGACCTTGTGCTTGATGTGATTGGATTTGAAGATGCTGTTAGTGGTGCGGATCTTGTCATTACTGGGGAAGGACGAATTGATTCTCAGACCGTTCATGGAAAAGCGCCGGTTGGTGTGGCGAAACGAGCTAAAAATGTGACAGCTAGTGTTCCGGTCGTTGCGATTGCCGGAAGCATCGGTCCAGATTATGAGGCCGTTTTTGAGCATGATATTGATGCGGTTTTTAGTGTTGTTAATGGTGTTGTAACGTTAGAAGAAGCACTGGCCAATGGATCAGTTAATGTTGAAAAAACAGCGGAGAACATCGCGCGTTTGTTATCTTTAAAAATAAAGTAG
- a CDS encoding alpha-amylase family glycosyl hydrolase, whose protein sequence is MSFPEKVENLLQTIYGEDFSPHYKSEIVKLAESWKEKKWSKTAPLSEKNVYLITYGDIIKEEGEPALKTLNKFINEFAKNEITDVHLLPMFPYTSDDGFSVVDYREIHPDLGDWTDIERFSGDYRLMFDFVANHMSKSSKWFQGYLKGDPEYANYFISREDGFDASKVVRPRTSPLFHEYEEGKTAWTTFSEDQVDVNFKHFPALIEMTDILLEYAYRGGTSIRLDAIGFMWKESGTTCIHLPQTHAIIQLWREILEELKLNTLLITETNVPHKENISYFGDGKNEAHMVYQFSLPPLVLHTLTTHDTKTLTGWAKTIEKVSDSATYFNFLASHDGIGMRPTEGILTEEERMALAKKVLANGGRVSYKSNPDGTESPYELNINYMDALINKEEDVSEDAQVQKMLAAHSVLFSVMGVPAVYYHSLLGSENDYEGLESSGINRRINREKFQYEELVAELETSTRRQKVFTGLKKLIRTRQQEPAFSPFASQLILDLSEQVFALIRRNEETGDTVLFVMNALNETVDVELPFGGQDLWSGNSVDESVELVPYQFMWIKK, encoded by the coding sequence ATGAGTTTTCCAGAAAAAGTTGAGAATCTGTTACAAACGATATACGGTGAAGACTTCTCACCACATTATAAAAGCGAGATTGTGAAGCTTGCTGAGAGCTGGAAAGAGAAGAAGTGGAGCAAAACGGCTCCACTTTCTGAAAAAAACGTCTATCTTATTACGTATGGCGACATTATTAAAGAAGAGGGAGAGCCAGCGCTAAAAACACTTAACAAGTTCATAAATGAATTTGCGAAGAACGAAATTACGGACGTTCACTTGCTTCCGATGTTTCCGTATACGTCTGATGATGGTTTCTCTGTTGTTGATTACCGTGAGATTCATCCGGATCTTGGTGACTGGACAGACATCGAGCGTTTTTCTGGTGACTACCGTTTGATGTTTGATTTTGTGGCGAATCATATGTCTAAATCGAGCAAGTGGTTTCAAGGTTATTTAAAAGGTGACCCTGAATATGCGAACTACTTTATTTCTCGCGAAGATGGTTTTGATGCGTCAAAAGTTGTGCGTCCTCGTACTTCACCGCTTTTTCATGAGTATGAAGAAGGAAAAACAGCTTGGACGACGTTTTCTGAAGATCAAGTAGATGTGAACTTTAAGCATTTTCCTGCATTGATTGAGATGACTGATATTTTGCTCGAGTATGCGTATCGGGGCGGGACGAGCATTCGTTTGGATGCGATCGGCTTCATGTGGAAAGAATCTGGAACGACTTGTATTCATTTGCCGCAGACGCACGCGATCATTCAGTTATGGCGTGAGATTTTAGAAGAGTTAAAGCTAAACACGCTGCTGATTACGGAGACGAATGTTCCTCATAAAGAAAACATCAGTTATTTTGGGGATGGCAAAAATGAGGCGCACATGGTTTACCAGTTTTCACTGCCTCCGCTCGTTTTGCATACGTTAACGACACATGATACGAAGACGTTGACGGGATGGGCAAAAACGATTGAAAAAGTGTCTGACTCTGCAACGTACTTTAACTTTTTAGCGAGTCATGATGGAATCGGCATGCGTCCGACAGAAGGAATTCTTACCGAAGAAGAACGAATGGCTTTAGCTAAAAAAGTTTTAGCAAACGGTGGGCGTGTTTCATATAAAAGTAATCCGGACGGAACGGAATCTCCTTATGAGCTGAACATCAATTACATGGATGCGCTTATCAATAAAGAAGAAGATGTAAGTGAAGATGCTCAAGTACAGAAGATGCTTGCGGCTCATTCTGTGCTGTTCTCAGTGATGGGTGTTCCCGCTGTGTACTATCACTCGCTTCTTGGATCTGAAAATGATTATGAAGGCTTGGAGTCATCGGGCATCAACCGCAGAATCAATCGCGAAAAATTTCAGTATGAAGAGTTGGTTGCCGAATTAGAGACATCAACTCGACGTCAAAAAGTGTTTACTGGATTGAAGAAGTTAATTCGTACCCGTCAGCAGGAACCTGCATTTTCTCCGTTTGCTTCACAGTTGATTTTAGATTTAAGTGAGCAGGTATTTGCACTCATTCGCAGAAATGAAGAAACAGGAGACACGGTGCTGTTTGTCATGAATGCCTTGAATGAAACGGTTGATGTAGAGCTGCCTTTCGGAGGACAGGACTTATGGAGCGGGAATTCAGTCGATGAATCGGTAGAGCTCGTACCGTATCAGTTTATGTGGATTAAAAAATAA
- a CDS encoding LamB/YcsF family protein produces MSVIDINCDMGESFGAYRLGTDEEILKYVTSANIACGFHAGDPATMRKTVKLALEHGVGIGVHPGLPDLAGFGRRNIDISPQEAYEMVVYQIGSLWGFVQAEGGTIQHVKPHGALYNMAAVNRDLSEAIAEGVYKVNPDLILFGLAGSELVKAGERAGLRTASEVFADRTYQQDCTLTSRKLPNCMITDDDEAVAQVIRMAKEGKVLTQQDVDVDIKADTVCIHGDGAHALSFAKKIRQTLEDSGISVRKIGESL; encoded by the coding sequence ATGAGTGTCATTGATATAAATTGCGACATGGGTGAGAGTTTTGGCGCATATCGACTCGGAACCGATGAGGAAATCCTAAAATATGTGACGTCTGCTAATATTGCTTGCGGTTTTCACGCGGGTGATCCTGCAACCATGAGAAAAACGGTTAAGCTGGCTCTTGAGCATGGTGTTGGAATCGGTGTTCATCCAGGCTTGCCTGATCTTGCGGGGTTTGGCCGCCGCAACATCGACATCTCACCTCAGGAAGCGTATGAAATGGTCGTTTATCAAATCGGTTCGTTGTGGGGATTCGTACAGGCAGAAGGCGGAACAATTCAGCATGTTAAACCGCATGGCGCACTTTATAATATGGCAGCGGTGAATCGTGACCTGTCTGAAGCGATTGCAGAAGGTGTATATAAGGTGAACCCGGATTTGATATTGTTTGGACTAGCTGGAAGTGAGCTTGTGAAAGCAGGCGAGCGGGCAGGGCTTCGCACAGCGTCTGAAGTTTTTGCAGACAGAACGTATCAGCAAGATTGCACGCTAACTTCGCGCAAGCTGCCGAACTGCATGATCACAGATGATGATGAAGCTGTAGCACAGGTGATTCGCATGGCAAAAGAGGGGAAAGTGTTGACACAGCAAGATGTGGACGTTGATATTAAAGCGGATACGGTATGTATTCATGGTGATGGTGCTCATGCGCTAAGTTTTGCGAAAAAAATTCGGCAAACACTCGAGGATTCAGGGATTTCTGTTCGTAAAATTGGAGAAAGTCTTTAA